The Geothrix oryzae DNA window CGAGAGGGCGGGGCTGATGCCCAGCGTGGGCGCGGAGGGATCATGAACCGCGGGCAGGACCGGGGCGATGGCCGTAGGTGAGGGGGCGGCTGAGGAGGCCGCCGAGGGGCCCTTGGCCAGATGCGCTTCCATGTCCTCCTTGGTGACGCGTCCAGCCTGGCCCGTGCCCTGGATCCGGGCGAGATCCACGCCGTGCTGCTTGGCCATCTCGCGGACGAGGGGGCTGCTCTTGGTCCGGAGGCGGCCTTCAAGGCTGTTGTCATCCTCGTCGGCGAGAGGCGCCGTGACGGCGGAGACCGCGGCGGCCACGGGCGAGGAAGGGGCCGGAGCGGCGGCGCCCGCGGGCTTCTCGGAGGCGGCGCCGATGCGGGCCACCACGGTGCCCACGGGGACCGTGGCGTTGACTTCCACGAGGATCTCCAGCAGGGTGCCGGCGGCGGGGGCGGGGATCTCCGCGTCCACCTTGTCGGTGCTGATCTCGTAGAGCGTCTCGTCCTTGGCGATCACATCGCCGACCTTCTTGTGCCACTTCAATACGGTGGCTTCCGCAATGCTCTCGCCCATCTGGGGCATGACGACATCAAAGGCCATGGTTCGCTCCTATGCGGACAGGGTCGGGGTTTCGAAGTGGTGGCGGGTGGCGGACTGGAAGGCGTGGGCCGCCTCGAGCAGACGGACATCCGACAAGGCGGGTCCGATGAGTTGGATGCCGACGGGGAGGCCGCCGGTGAAGCCCGCGGGCATGGAAAGGCAGGGAAGCCCGGCCAGGGAGGCGGGAACAGTGAAGGCATCGGCGAGATACATGGCCAGGGGATCCTCCGTCTTGGCGCCGAACGGAAAGGCCGTACCGGGGCTGACGGGGGAGGCCAGGATATCGGCCTCGGCGAAGGCGGCGTGGAAATCCCCAGTGATGAGGGTTCGGGCCTTCAGGGCCTTCAGGTAGAAGGCGTCGTAGTAGCCCTTGGACAGGCAGAAGGTCCCGAGGAGGATGCGTCGCTTGACCTCCGAGCCCAGGCCCTGGTCCCGGGTCTCGGCGATCATCTCCGGCAATCCGCCCTCGGAGGGACGGACGCGGAGCCCGAACCTCACGCCATCGAAGCGGCTGAGGTTGCTGGAGACTTCGCTAGTGCAGAGCAGGTAGTAGGTGTCGATGGCGCAGCGGGTGTGGGGTAGGCTCACCTCCACCAGCCGCGCGCCGAGGCGCTCGAACTCCCGGAGGGCCCCGTCGAGGACGGCCCGGACCGCGGGCTCCAGGCCTTCGGCGAAGTACTCCTTTGGAAGGCCGATGCGAAGGCCCTTGAGGTCGGCGGCCCGGAGGGGCGCCAGCCGCTCGGCTTCCGGCAGATCCACCGAGGTGCTGTCCTGGGGGTCGACGCCGGCCATGACCTGGAAGGCCAGGGCCAGATCTTCGGCGGTGGCGGCGATGGGGCCCACCTGATCCAGGCTCGAGGCCATGGCCGTGAGCCCGTAGCGGCTGAGGACGCCGTAGGTGGGGCGGAGCGCCGTCACATTGCAGAAGCTGGCGGGCAGGCGGACGGAACCGCCGGTGTCGCTGCCCAGGGCCAAGGGGGCGTAGCCGGCGGCCACGGACACGACGGACCCACTGCTGCTGCCGCCGGGCACCCGCGAGGGGTCCCAGGGGTTGCGGGTGGGGCCGAAGGCGCTGTATTCGCCACTGGAACCCATGGCGAACTCGTCGAGGTTGGCCTTGGCGATGGGGACCGCGCCGGCCTCGAGCAACCGGCGCACCACGGTGGCGTCGTAGGGCGCCACATAGCCGTCGAGCACGCGGGAGCCGCAGGTCATCGGCAGGCCCGACCAGTGGAGGTTGTCCTTGAGCACGATGGGCAGCCCGAGGACCGGGGTCCGCTCCCCGGCGCCCAGACGGGCGTCGGCGGCGCGGGCCAGGGCCAGGCTCCTGGGCTCATCCTTGGCGAGCAGGGCGCGGAGGTTTCCGTCCAGGTCCCGGATCCGGTCGAAGGCGGCGCGGACCAGGGCCTCGGAGGACAGGTCGCCGGCATCCAGGCCCTCGCGCCAGTCCATCGCCGTGCCCAACCCCATGCCCGCTCCTCTGGAACCTTCTACTTTGCCATCACGAGGGGGTCTCTTCCAGCCTTGGCCACCGGGGTGGAGACAGCATCTCCCCGGAGGAATCCAGCGAGCACGATAGCTCTGGACCTGCATTCGGATCGGAAATAGGCTACCATCCTCTGCTCAAGCCCTGTTCTTCCACTCGCATGCGCTGCACCGACCCGATAGGTACCGCGGAATCCCATGAATCCATTCGATGTGCTGGAAATCCCGCCGGATGCCTCACCCGAGGACATCAAGACGGCGTATCACCGGCTCGCCAAACGGTGGCATCCCGACCGGTTCACCGGAGCTGAGAAGGCCGAGGCGGAGGCAAAGTTTCGTGAGCTGGCCGAGGCCTTCAGCATCCTGAAGGATCCCGGCAAGCGGCTGACGGCCCTGCAGCAGGCACCGCGCGCCGCGGCGGCACCGGCCAAAGAGAAGGAGCGGGAGCCCGAATCCGCTCAGGAGCGGACGCCCGAAGACTGGGCGGCCATGGCCAAGGCTGCCCTGGACGAAGGACGGGTGGATCAGGCCCGGGCCCTCATCCACTACGCCATCCGGCTGGACGAAAAGAAGCCTCAGTACCACGCACTTCTCGCCGCCATCCTCGAACGGGAAGGCAGCGACCTCCGGGCCGTGGTGAAGGCCCTCGAGGCGGCCGTCCGCCTCGCCCCCCTGGATGTGGAGAGCCACATCCGGCTGGCGGGACACTTCCAAACGCTTGGAATGACGGCGCGGGCCCAGCGGCACCTTCAGAAGGCCCGGGAGATCTCGCCCAACCACCCCAAGCTGCGGCAGTCCGCCCCCAAGGGCGGCCAGGGCGCCAAGACAGGAGCCGGGCAGGGGCCGAAAGGCAAAGCTGCCGCGGCTGCGCCGAGTCTCGTGGATCAGCTAAAGGACCTCTGGGGCCGACTGACGGGAAAGGGTTGATCATGAGGATCCAAGCCGCTGGCAAGACGGATGTCGGTTGTGTTCGCAAACACAACGAGGACAGCTTCCTGGCGGACGAGGGGCTGGGGCTTTTCGTGGTGGCGGACGGACTGGGCGGCCATGCGGCCGGCGAAGTCGCCAGCCAGATCGTGGTGGAGACCATCGCCCGTTTCGTGGGCGAGACGCTGGAGAAGGACCGCACCTGGCCCCTTGAGTACAACCCCTCCCTTTCTTATGACGGGAACCGGTTGCGGGTGGCCCTGATGCTTTCGGATCAGGCCATCGCGGAGGACATCCGGCGAAACCCGGAGCGGGAGACCATGGGTTCCACGGTGGTGGCGGGTCTGTTCCACGGCGCCAAGGTGACCCTGGCCCATGTGGGGGACAGCCGGGCCTACCTCCTGAATGCCGAGGGAATCCATCAGGTCACCCGGGACCACAGCTGGGTGGCGGAGCAGGTGGCCAACGGGATCCTCACCCCGTCCGAGGCCCGGGTCCACCCCTTCCGGAATGTCATCACCCAGGCCCTGGGAAACGGGGGCGAGCTGGATATTGAGATCCAGGATTTGGAACTGGGCAAAACGGATCGACTCTTGCTTTGCTCCGATGGCCTGTCAGGAATGATCGGTGATAAACAGATCTGGGACATCGTAGAGCAGTCAAATGATCTCCAAACTGCTGTGGAATCACTTGTTTTCATAGCACGGGAGCACGGCGGCGAAGACAATATCACCGCCATCCTGGTCGGTTTGGACGCGGAGGATTCTTGATGCAAGCGCAGTTAACCTTGACCTAATCCATTCCGGCGGTACCCTTCCAACTACCTAAATTCTCCAAGTGAGGCGTCCGGTGGGTCTTTTCGGAAGCAAAACCAAAAGTCTGGTCGGCTTGGATATTGGCTCCAGCTCGGTGAAAGTCTGCGAACTTCAGCAGATCGGGAAGGGCAGCAATATCCGTTACCGCCTGCAGAAACTCGGGCAGGTGCCCCTTCCGGCCGACGCCATCGTGGATGGCGACATCATGGATAGCAACGCTGTGTCGTCGGCTATCCGTCAGGTTCTGGCAGAACAGAAAATCAAGGCCAAGGATGTGGCCATCTCAGTGTCAGGCCAGCAGGTGATGGTCAAAAAAGTGACATTTCCCCTGATGAGCCAGGCCGAGCTGGCCGAATCCGTCCGCTGGGAAGCGGAGAGCTTCTTCCCCGCTGGACAGGGATTGGATTCCTACGCACTGGACTACTACCTCATCGAGGAGCGGGCGGCGGACGGCAACATGGATGTCGTCCTGGTGGCCTGCCGGAAGGACAAGCTCGAAGCCTATGTCAGCTGCGTGGCCCAGGCCGGTTGCAGCCCAAAGGTGGTGGATGTCGATGTGTTCGCAGTCCAGAACGCCTACGAAGCCAACACTTCGGGCATGGGCCGGGAAGAGGTCGTCGCCCTGGTCAACATGGGCGCCACCTTCACGAACCTCACCATGATGGTCGGCGGGAAGTCGGTGTTCTGGCGCGACATGGCGTGGGGCAGCGGCCGCTACTCCGAAAAGCTCATGGAGGATTGGGGCGTGAGCCGCGAGGCCGCCGAGCGGCTGAAGCGGAACCAGGCCTCTGAGGGGCGGGAGCCGGAGGAGATCCAGCCTTCGATCAACGCGGTGTCCGATGCCTTCGCCGATGAACTCAGCCGCACGCTCGACTTCTTCAAGAGCAGCTTCAAGGTGGACCGTCTCGACCGCGTGCTGGTCAGCGGCGGCGGATCCATGATCCACGGATTGATGGATGTGCTGAGCGATCGGCTCCGGGTATCGGTGGATCGCTTCAATCCCTTCCAGCTCATCGAAATCGACGGCCGGACCGAGGATCCCGTCACGGTCCGGGAGATCGGCGGCGGCGCCGCCGTCGTCGTCGGGCTGGCCTTGCGCCAAGTGGGGGACCGATGATCAAGATCAACCTGCTGGGTGACGCGCTGGCTCAGGGCGGAGCCAAAAAGGGAGCGGACAAGGCTGCGGCCGAGCCGGTCCAGATCTATACGGGCGAGGGCGGAAGCCGCTCCAGCCTTCCCATCGCCGGCGTGGTGGTCGGTCTCCTGTTCGCCGCCTTCGGCGGCATCTACTACATCTGGCTGAACAGCGAGTTCACCAAGGCCGAGAAGCACAAGGCCGAGCTGGAACGCGACAAGAAGCTGTACGAACCCTACATCGCGCTGGAGAAGACCTTCCGGGACAAGAAGGCCGCCCTCCAGAAGAAGGAAGAGGTGATGACCGCCCTCAAGCGCCAGCAGTCGCTGCCGGTGCACTTCCTCGAAGAGCTCGCGAGCAGCTTGCCGGACGATGTGTGGTTCAAGAAGGTCTCCCAGAAGGGGGCCGTCATCACCATCGAGGGCGAGGGCAGGAACTTCGAGTCCATCAACTCCTTCTACGGTAACCTCCAGTCCCGCACCCGCTGGTTCAAGAAGATCAACTACCCTGGCGCGAAACGGGGGAGCACCGGCTCCTTCGACTTCACGATCTCCTTCGAACTCCAGAACGCTGTCTGAGGTAGGCCATGAATCCCCAACTTCAGAAACAGATTGGCGTGGGCGCGGTGGCCGGCATCGTTCTGGCCGGGCTGGTCTACTTCCTGCTCGGTGGGAAACGGGGCGAACTGGAGACCATCCGGGCCGATGTGAACACCCTCCAGGCTGAGGTGGACAAGGGCAAGCTCCTGAAGGCCAACTATGAAAAGCTCCGCGAGGAAGTGGCCAAGCAGGACAAGCGCATCGACGAGCTCATCAAGATCATGCCTTCGGAAGCGGATTACGGCGAAATCCCATACCGCATCAAGAAGATCGCTGATGATGCCGGCATCGACCAGGTCTCGTTCGCCCTCAAGCCGGAGCGGAAGGACACCTACTACACCGAGAAGCCCGTGGAATTCGAATTCCGGGTGGGATACCACTCCTTCGGCCAGTTCGCCTCGCTGATCTCGGGCTACGACAAGATCATCAACATCTCCAACATCGAGTTCACCCGCAAGACTGACAACCGCAGCGTCTATCCAGCCGCGGTGAAGTGCACGATCAGTGCCTTCGTCTACAACCCCGAACCTCCCCCGGCCGAGCCCGTCAAGAAGCCCACCCCGGCTCCGGCTCCCAAGGGCGGCGCCAAGGAGGATTGAGGAACAGCCATGATCCAGAGACTCCTGTACCTCCCCCTTCTCACCGGCGCCCTCCTGAGCGCCCAGGCCGGTCCTGCCGCCAAGCCGGCTGAATCCCCGGGTGCCGAGCCGGCCCCCCAGGATGTGGCGATCGTCAAGATCACCCCCTATAAGCCCTCCATCCTGCGGGATCCCTTCTCCGCCCCCAGCGATGAGCGGCCGGTCGATGCGCTCGATGTCATCGAAGACATCGCGGTCAAGGGGATGATCCGGAAAGATGGCAAGAATTTCGCCATTGTTTCGGACAGCCGCGGCAATGTCCGATGGCTTCCCGTGGGCCATCGATTCAAGGATGGGGAAATCACCAGCATTTCCGATAAATCGGTGACTTTCCATCAATGGGAATTGAACACCACCAACCGTTCTGTATTCCGCACCATCACGAAGACGTTCAAGCGTGAGGAGGGTAAA harbors:
- the gatA gene encoding Asp-tRNA(Asn)/Glu-tRNA(Gln) amidotransferase subunit GatA, with translation MGLGTAMDWREGLDAGDLSSEALVRAAFDRIRDLDGNLRALLAKDEPRSLALARAADARLGAGERTPVLGLPIVLKDNLHWSGLPMTCGSRVLDGYVAPYDATVVRRLLEAGAVPIAKANLDEFAMGSSGEYSAFGPTRNPWDPSRVPGGSSSGSVVSVAAGYAPLALGSDTGGSVRLPASFCNVTALRPTYGVLSRYGLTAMASSLDQVGPIAATAEDLALAFQVMAGVDPQDSTSVDLPEAERLAPLRAADLKGLRIGLPKEYFAEGLEPAVRAVLDGALREFERLGARLVEVSLPHTRCAIDTYYLLCTSEVSSNLSRFDGVRFGLRVRPSEGGLPEMIAETRDQGLGSEVKRRILLGTFCLSKGYYDAFYLKALKARTLITGDFHAAFAEADILASPVSPGTAFPFGAKTEDPLAMYLADAFTVPASLAGLPCLSMPAGFTGGLPVGIQLIGPALSDVRLLEAAHAFQSATRHHFETPTLSA
- a CDS encoding J domain-containing protein; translation: MNPFDVLEIPPDASPEDIKTAYHRLAKRWHPDRFTGAEKAEAEAKFRELAEAFSILKDPGKRLTALQQAPRAAAAPAKEKEREPESAQERTPEDWAAMAKAALDEGRVDQARALIHYAIRLDEKKPQYHALLAAILEREGSDLRAVVKALEAAVRLAPLDVESHIRLAGHFQTLGMTARAQRHLQKAREISPNHPKLRQSAPKGGQGAKTGAGQGPKGKAAAAAPSLVDQLKDLWGRLTGKG
- a CDS encoding Stp1/IreP family PP2C-type Ser/Thr phosphatase translates to MRIQAAGKTDVGCVRKHNEDSFLADEGLGLFVVADGLGGHAAGEVASQIVVETIARFVGETLEKDRTWPLEYNPSLSYDGNRLRVALMLSDQAIAEDIRRNPERETMGSTVVAGLFHGAKVTLAHVGDSRAYLLNAEGIHQVTRDHSWVAEQVANGILTPSEARVHPFRNVITQALGNGGELDIEIQDLELGKTDRLLLCSDGLSGMIGDKQIWDIVEQSNDLQTAVESLVFIAREHGGEDNITAILVGLDAEDS
- the pilM gene encoding type IV pilus assembly protein PilM, with protein sequence MGLFGSKTKSLVGLDIGSSSVKVCELQQIGKGSNIRYRLQKLGQVPLPADAIVDGDIMDSNAVSSAIRQVLAEQKIKAKDVAISVSGQQVMVKKVTFPLMSQAELAESVRWEAESFFPAGQGLDSYALDYYLIEERAADGNMDVVLVACRKDKLEAYVSCVAQAGCSPKVVDVDVFAVQNAYEANTSGMGREEVVALVNMGATFTNLTMMVGGKSVFWRDMAWGSGRYSEKLMEDWGVSREAAERLKRNQASEGREPEEIQPSINAVSDAFADELSRTLDFFKSSFKVDRLDRVLVSGGGSMIHGLMDVLSDRLRVSVDRFNPFQLIEIDGRTEDPVTVREIGGGAAVVVGLALRQVGDR
- a CDS encoding PilN domain-containing protein: MIKINLLGDALAQGGAKKGADKAAAEPVQIYTGEGGSRSSLPIAGVVVGLLFAAFGGIYYIWLNSEFTKAEKHKAELERDKKLYEPYIALEKTFRDKKAALQKKEEVMTALKRQQSLPVHFLEELASSLPDDVWFKKVSQKGAVITIEGEGRNFESINSFYGNLQSRTRWFKKINYPGAKRGSTGSFDFTISFELQNAV
- a CDS encoding type 4a pilus biogenesis protein PilO, coding for MNPQLQKQIGVGAVAGIVLAGLVYFLLGGKRGELETIRADVNTLQAEVDKGKLLKANYEKLREEVAKQDKRIDELIKIMPSEADYGEIPYRIKKIADDAGIDQVSFALKPERKDTYYTEKPVEFEFRVGYHSFGQFASLISGYDKIINISNIEFTRKTDNRSVYPAAVKCTISAFVYNPEPPPAEPVKKPTPAPAPKGGAKED